GGCAATCTTGCGCCCCAATCTGGTCAGCAAGTTGGTGTTGGTGAATTCGGCTGGCATCCGCCTGCCCGATGCCAAAATGGGCGAGCTGTTTATCGACGATCTCGACCAGATGCGCGAGTTGGTGTTCCTCGATCCCAACAATCCGGCCGCAAAACTGGCGATGCCCAGCAATCTCGAAGATCCGCGCATCCTCCATTGGCTCCGCGCGCGAGAAGCCACTGCCCGCGTTGGTTGGAATCCTTATCTGCACAACCCGCGACTCGCTGCTCACCTGCGCCGCATCGCGTGTCCAACGCTCGTTCTATGGGGACGGCACGACAAGCTCATTCCGCTCCCCTATGGTGAGTACCTGGCGAAAGCGATTGCCGGGGCCAGGCTCGAAGTGTTCGACGACAGCGCGCACATGCTGCCGTTCGAACAGCCCGCCAAGTTTGCTGCGATTGTGAAAGCGTTTGTGCTGTAGGGTCATGCTGATGCCCGAATCAATCCTGCCGGTTGTCACGCACAAAGTTGCCGATCTGCCGCTTGCCGATCGCCTGCTGGTGCAGGCCGCGCTGACGGTTCGCTTGCGCGCGCATGCGCCCTACTCAAAGTTTCTAGTTGGTGCCGCGCTGCATGCGACCGAAGGTAAACTCTTCAGCGGCTGCAATGTGGAAAATGCTTCGTACGGATTGACCAACTGCGCGGAACGGACGGCCATTTTCTCGGCAGTAGCCGCGGGCGAAAAAACATTCTCGCGCCTCGTCATCGCTTCGGCTGGCGGTGTAACTCCTTGCGGCGCATGTCGGCAAGTGCTGGCCGAGTTCGCACCCAATCTCTCCATCCTGCTTGTCGACTCCGACCACCCCGAACAGGCGATCGAAGTCAATCTCGCCCACCTATTGCCCGGCCGCTTCATCTTTGACCGCTCGTAATATTCTTCACCTGTATTCTTCACCTTGTCACCCCCTCTCCTTGTCCTGCCTCCCGACCCCGCCTGTAACACTTCTCACGCCACCGACCACCTGAGTTATACTGCTGGCATGGCTAAGAAACGTCGTCGCCGGCGCGTGCGCGAGATGCCGCAAGAAGCCTCGTATGTCTGCGATGCGTGCGGAGAAGAAATTGTTATTCCCATCGATTCGACCCAAGGGGCCGAGCAGTCCTTTGTCGAAGATTGCCCGGTTTGCTGCCGGCCTAACATCGTCCATCTCGATATCGAGCCCGATGGTTCCGCGCGCGCTTGGGCTGAGCCTGAATAGCGCGCTGGCAATTGGTTTCTGCTTGGTTGCCGTATCAATGGCAGCCGCGCAAGCGACTCCTCGCTATCAAGGACTGCTGCAAAACGGTCAGCGAGTGCAGGGCAAAGCACTGGCCGATTGGCACGAGCCCCAGCGAGTTCCCCGGCTCGATGGCCAGCCTTTATTAGATGCCGGCAATCCCGCCCGCTGGCTGCGCGATCGTTCGCAACCGTTGGCAGAAGTCCCCGCGGCCTGTGTCGAAATGCACACGGGCGACTGTTTGCCGGGAAATACCTTGCTCGCGCAAACGGGCCTGGAGTCGAAAGACGAGCCGTGGCCCGCGCATCTGGTGGTTGAGCCCCGCGTTCATCTCGAACCGACCAAAGAACGCCCGGTGCCGCGCCTGCGCGTCGAGACTAGTTACGTCCGCCGCATCATTTGGCAGCGCCGGCGCAAGCTCGATTATCAGCCCGGGAATCTCTTTTTTCGTGATGGCCGCACGTTGCAATTTCAAGCCTATCGGCTCGATGGGACCACCGTGCAAATCTTGCTTGAGGAAGGAGCCCGCCGCGTTCCTTTTTCCGATATTTCTGAACTGCACCTGCCAGCCGTTCCTAACCCGTGGCGTTTGCATTTCGATGAACTGGCAACCTTGTGTACTAAGCCTGAGACCCGCTTGTGGCAATTCGAAACGTCGCATGGTTTGATTGTTACCGGTTCGCCCGAGCGTTTCACGCCCCGGTTCGAAGGGAACGGTAACGACTCGATTCGCTGGGTCCACGCGCTACAGCCGGCGTGGTCGCTCGATCCACTTTGGATTCCCGTTCGCGATATCGCGACCTGGCGCTTCTTCAGCCAGACCGAAGTTCCCTTGCAACGCGCGTTCGAATTGCAACGTGGCCAGGCAGCAGCGCAGGCCAGTGCCCGCTGGGAGAACAATCGCAACATCCTGGGGGGGCCACTGCGAAGTCTAAAGACCGATTTCGGCAGCGGGCTCGGGCTACAAGCGCCGGGACGATTGTCTTTGCCCTTGCCGCTGGGCTGCGTTGCCGTCCGGACGCAAGTTTGTCTCGATCGGATTGCTGGCCGCGGCGGCTGTGCCCGGGTGCGAATCAAAACCAACGACGGCAAGCAACCGGCAGAACCTCAACTGTGGGAGAGTCCGCTGTTGCAAGGTGCCGAAGTGGTCGCCGATACAGGCAGGCTCACGCTGCCTGCGATCATTGCCAACACTGCTCCTCATTTAATTATTGAACTCGATCAAGTGCACGAAGGGCGCCCTAGCGGCGCTGACCCGCTCGATATCCGCGACCACGTGAACCTGGGCGACGGCTGGCTGGAGTTTGACCCCGTGGTGGTTCAGCAGGAACTGGCTCGCCGTCGCACGCAGCAATTCATCGCTTGGAAGAATTGGGATGTCTCGCCCGCGCTAGGTGCGACGACTGAACAACGCGAGTTGCTCGTCTCGCAAGAGCGCCGCAATCTCGAGCGGCGCGAAGAAGGTTTTCAACCGGCCGTGCAAATGAAGGATCGGCCCTTAGTCCTGACCCGCGAACTTGCCATTCAGCCCAACGATAAGTGGCTGGTGGTCGCGGCTAGCCGCTTGCGCAACCAAGGACCACCGGGCAAAATCGAAGTCCGCATTGCTGGCAAGTTGGCTGCCGAACTCGAAGTTCCCGAACTGCGCACGTCACCCAATGACACACCGCCGCTGGTCGTTTCATTGGCTCCCTATCAGCAGACAAATCAACAATCGCTCCCGATCGAAATCCGTCAGCTGCCTGGTCCAGCCGACGCCTCCCCCATTCGCTGGCGGGCGATTTATACCGCACACGAGGCTCCCCTGACGTGCGCGTTGTACGAAGATGGCTCCAAACTCACGGCGGAAGCGTCGAGCGGTGCGAGCAGTGCTACGTACATCACGGCCGATCGTTTTTCCGGGCGCGGCTCCTTACAACTGACAGGCAACGGACTCTATCGCCTCGGCTTGCAAGCCTCGCTGATGATTCGCGAGCGGCCAGAGTGGGGCGAGTATCGCTTCGTCAGGTTCGCCGTTCGTCGGCCGCAAAAGCAAAAGAAAGAAGCGAAGGGCCGACTCTCGATCGAGTTTCAACCCGCTGCGGCGGGACGCCGTCCCTATCGTCTCGATACCGGCAAAGGCAAGCCCGCATATGATTCGGCCGTGCGAGTTTGGGATGGCGACCTGCCCGAGCACTGGATTGTGATTACTCGCGATCTGTTCGCCGACTTCGGCGAATTCGAACTGCGCGATGTGCTCCTCAGTTGCTTCGAAGGCGAGGGTGTAGGGGTCGATCACATTTTCCTCGGCCGCAGCCCGGGAGATCTTGATCGCTTGCCGCTGCGAGATTCCTCGTATGAAGATGCCGCGACAGCCTTGAAGTTGTGGCCCAACGACATCGCCAAGCGAATGGGCCCAGCGCTCGTGGGCATTGAGTTTCGCGACGGTCGCTGGACAGGTGGCGTCGTAATCAAGTCTGACGGCGAGATTCTGGTTCCCGGCCACGCGCTCGGTTCGCCGAACGAAGACGTGACCGTGCACACGCACAACGGCAAGACCTTCGCGGCGAAAACGAAAGGCATCTGCCGCGAGCGCGACTTGGGGATGGTGAAAACCGAAAAGTCGCCAGGGTTCAACTCGGTTCCCTTCTGGGACCAACCCGAAGCGAAACTGGCCGACGACTATGTAGCCATGCTGTTACCCGCGAAGTTGAGCGGTGGCTTTCAACTGCAAGCGGTGCAGGCCGAAGTGAAACAAGCAGTGCGCGGGCAGATGTGGAGCACACTCGACGCAACCGATTGGCAGCCTGGCGGTGTGCTGTTTCATCGGCACGGTTACTTGATGGCACTTAACGTCGGTCGGCATCCACTCGGCGGCCTGTTGTTCGAGCGGCCCATCCAAGGTGGCTTGCCCGATCCTGTCGCCCGCATGCGCAACGGCGAAGTTTTCGGCAGTTGGACCGCAGGAAGCGAACCACTACTCGGGTTCACGACCATCGAGCACGAGAGCGAACTTGGCCCCAAACTGGTGGTCGGCGAGATTCAGTCGCCTCAGGCAGCTGCGGCTGGCCTCAAGCCCAACGACGTGCTTTTGAAGTGCGAAGCACGCACGTTGCACAGTTGGCCAGACTTGATCGCCAGCATCGAACAGAAAGATGCCGGCCAAGAGATCACGCTCGAAATCGACCGCAGCGGCAACAAGCAGCCCCTCAAGCTAAAGCTTGCTCGCCGCGTGCCGTAGGCCTACTCGAAACGGTCACTCGACGGTCACGCTCTTGGCGAGGTTGCGCGGCTTGTCGACGTCGCAGCCGCGGTGGACGGCAACGTGATAGGCCAGCAGTTGCAGCGGGACGATGTTAATCAGCGGCGAGAGGAATTCCTCGACCACTGGGACGTAAATCACATCGTCGGCCAGCCGTGCGATTTCCTTGTCACCCTTGGCAGCAATGGCGATGACCGGCCCGCCGCGAGCTTTGATCTCTTCCAGGTTCGACATCACCTTGTCGTAGACGCCGCCCTGTGGCATCAGGAATACGCTCGGGGTGTGTTGATCGACAAGTGCGATCGGTCCGTGTTTCATTTCGGCCGCGGGATAGCCTTCGGCGTGGATGTAGCTGATTTCTTTCAGCTTGAGCGCCCCTTCCAAGGCCGTGGGAAAATTGAACTGCCGGCCGAGATACAAAAAGTTATTGGCGTGGGCGTACTTCGCGGCAATGCGGCGAACTTCGCCGTTCACTTCCAGCGTCTCTCGTACCAGGTCTGGCAATTTGCGCAGCTGCGTGATAATCCGCTGACCCGCTTCGTAGCTCAGGTGCCGCAACCGGCCGAAGTAGAGGGCGAGCATCGTCATCACGGCGACTTGCGAGGTGTAAGCCTTGGTCGAAGCGACGCCAATTTCTGGTCCCGCGTGCAAGTAAACGCCGCCATCGGCTTCATGGGCGATGGTGCTCCCCACGACATTGCAAATCGCCAGCGACGGATGACCTTTACGCTTCATCTCACGCAGGGCAGCCAGCGTATCGGCCGTTTCACCACTTTGGGTCAAGGCGAATAACAGCGTCCCTTGTTCGACAGGCGGATTGCGATAGCGCAGTTCGCTGGCATATTCCACTTCGACCGGAATGCGAGCCAGTTCTTCAATCAGGTACTCGCCAACCATCGCGGCGTGCCAACTGGTGCCGCAAGCAGTCAGGACGATCCGGTTCACGTTTCGCAGTTGTTGCGGCGTGAGGTTCAGGCCACCGAAGACGGCCGTCGCATCGACATCGCTCAAGCGGCCACGCATGGCGGCGGTCAGCGAGTCGGGCTGTTCGTAAATTTCTTTCAGCATGTAATGCGGAAAGCCTTCGAGGCCGACATCATCGACTTCCATCTCGAGCGACTCCACCGCATGGGCCACGATGCCCAGATCTCGTTCGAGCACTTGCAGCGAATCGGCCGTGATGACTGCCAGTTGCCGATCGGCCAGATAGACAATCTTGTCGGTGCGACCGGCGAGGGGCGAAGCATCGCTGGCGACCCAATATTCGCCATGACCGACACCCACCACCAGCGGGCTTCCTTGTCGCGCGGCGAAAATCACGCCCGGATAATCGCGGAGCAAAATGGCCAGGCCATAGGTCCCACGCAACTTACCGGTGGCCTCGTTGATGGCAGCAATTGGAATGGCATAAGGATCGCGAATGCACGATTCGCCTTGCGTCCCCTCTGCTTGCTGCGCCCGATGCTTGGCGAGGCAACTGGCGATGAGGTGCGCGATGGCTTCGGTATCGGTGGCCGAGACGAACTCGTAACCTTCTTCTTCCAACCGTTCTTTGAGGACGCGATAGTTTTCGATCACGCCGTTGTGTGCCAGGACGACGGCATCATCGCCACCCCGATGTGGGTGAGCATTGACTTCGTTCGGTACGCCGTGCGTTGCCCAGCGCGTGTGCCCAACGCCGACGGTGCCGGGAGCCCAGTGGCGTTTCAGCTTTTCGGCCAGGGCATCAATGCGGCCCACGGCCTTCACAATGTGAATGCGACGATCGCTCGAGACGGTGGCCAGCCCGGCAGAGTCGTAGCCACGGTATTCCAGCCGGCGAAGGCCGTCGATCAAAAATTCAGCTGCCTGACGGTGCCCGACGTAAGCGACGATTCCGCACATGAGTCGATCCTTGTTCCTGTTCGCAATATTCCACTGACGAACTGGCCATTGCCGCCCGCTTTGGCCTTTAAGTCGTTTCCATTCTGAAGTTTAGGTCGCTCGGCCACGTCTGTTGTGGTTGTTGCCACATTTCTGCGGAACCGCGCAAGCTCATGTATTGCAATAACTTGCGACGTAGCAACAACTTCCCTCTGCCGGCCGTTGCCCGGAAGAATACCAAAAAGAGCGAACTGGGAAGAGGCAGATCTGCGGAGGTCCAAGAACCGCAAAGTGAGCAGGATCTCGCCAAGCTCGATGTGGACGAATTCTAACGTTTTGGTAATATTTCTCGGCTGCCTGTTTGGCCAGAGGCTGCTTTTACTAGTCCGCGAGACCCCAAGCGGCCGAAGTTCGCCGGGATCACCTGAACCAATCATTCCCCAATGCTGACATCGCTTTTGACCCAACGGAGTGTTTCGATGCTCGAAAATGCTGCCCACGACATGTCGTATCCGCCGGCCCGTGGTCCGGTATTGCTCCTCAGTTGCATGGATCCGCGCTTGCTCGACAACACGGCCATGTTCATGAATCACGACAATCTCGAAAACCGCTACGACCAGGTGATTTTTGCCGGTGCCTCGCTGGGGGCCCTCGGTGGCGGGTTGCCCGAGTATAAGCACTGGAAAATGACATTTTTTGACCATTTGGCCGGGGCGATCGAACTGCATCGGATTGAAGATGTCTACATTCTCGAGCATCGCCATTGCGGCGCTTATCATAAGATTTTTAAGGTCGCCGCCGAGTTTGACGACACCCCGGAAGGGATGGCTGCCGAAGCGGAACTGCACCTGAAATATGCCCAGATTCTGACCGGTGAAATCGAAGACTGGGCCTCAGCCCGTGGTGTTAAACTCTGCGTCAAATCGTTCCTGATGGACATGCGCGGGACCGTCTCAATTCTGCAGATGCCAAGTGGTTCGAACGGTTCCAACGGCGCACCCAAGCTCAAAAAGAAGAGCAAGAAAGTGAAGCGAACCTAAGACGCCAAATTTCGCTCTCAATGACAGCGATTTGCCACTCGGGCGGCTCGGTTTTGCTGGAACCGCGCATATCGGGGCCTCGGTCGGGGGATTCTGCCGGTTCTAGGACTTGCAGAACGTGCAGCAGGCCCGATTTTTGGCCGTTTGAGCGGGGAGGGGTCCGCCGTGCCTTGTCCACTCGGCCAACGTGGCATAATCTGAGAGGTTCCCTCTGCGGCGAAGCTGCGCCCGGGGAAGCTCGTTGACAGCGCTTGTTTGTGTAAATCGTAGGAGAATGCAGAATGGCCGCTAC
Above is a window of Anatilimnocola aggregata DNA encoding:
- a CDS encoding cytidine deaminase; translation: MPESILPVVTHKVADLPLADRLLVQAALTVRLRAHAPYSKFLVGAALHATEGKLFSGCNVENASYGLTNCAERTAIFSAVAAGEKTFSRLVIASAGGVTPCGACRQVLAEFAPNLSILLVDSDHPEQAIEVNLAHLLPGRFIFDRS
- a CDS encoding CPXCG motif-containing cysteine-rich protein, whose product is MAKKRRRRRVREMPQEASYVCDACGEEIVIPIDSTQGAEQSFVEDCPVCCRPNIVHLDIEPDGSARAWAEPE
- the glmS gene encoding glutamine--fructose-6-phosphate transaminase (isomerizing), producing MCGIVAYVGHRQAAEFLIDGLRRLEYRGYDSAGLATVSSDRRIHIVKAVGRIDALAEKLKRHWAPGTVGVGHTRWATHGVPNEVNAHPHRGGDDAVVLAHNGVIENYRVLKERLEEEGYEFVSATDTEAIAHLIASCLAKHRAQQAEGTQGESCIRDPYAIPIAAINEATGKLRGTYGLAILLRDYPGVIFAARQGSPLVVGVGHGEYWVASDASPLAGRTDKIVYLADRQLAVITADSLQVLERDLGIVAHAVESLEMEVDDVGLEGFPHYMLKEIYEQPDSLTAAMRGRLSDVDATAVFGGLNLTPQQLRNVNRIVLTACGTSWHAAMVGEYLIEELARIPVEVEYASELRYRNPPVEQGTLLFALTQSGETADTLAALREMKRKGHPSLAICNVVGSTIAHEADGGVYLHAGPEIGVASTKAYTSQVAVMTMLALYFGRLRHLSYEAGQRIITQLRKLPDLVRETLEVNGEVRRIAAKYAHANNFLYLGRQFNFPTALEGALKLKEISYIHAEGYPAAEMKHGPIALVDQHTPSVFLMPQGGVYDKVMSNLEEIKARGGPVIAIAAKGDKEIARLADDVIYVPVVEEFLSPLINIVPLQLLAYHVAVHRGCDVDKPRNLAKSVTVE
- a CDS encoding alpha/beta fold hydrolase produces the protein MPFHEELAKSFTVLLPAHPGFADSKGLEDVRDVTDYAWHYVDLLAELKLSNVPIVGFSLGGWTSLELAILRPNLVSKLVLVNSAGIRLPDAKMGELFIDDLDQMRELVFLDPNNPAAKLAMPSNLEDPRILHWLRAREATARVGWNPYLHNPRLAAHLRRIACPTLVLWGRHDKLIPLPYGEYLAKAIAGARLEVFDDSAHMLPFEQPAKFAAIVKAFVL
- a CDS encoding PDZ domain-containing protein; the protein is MAAAQATPRYQGLLQNGQRVQGKALADWHEPQRVPRLDGQPLLDAGNPARWLRDRSQPLAEVPAACVEMHTGDCLPGNTLLAQTGLESKDEPWPAHLVVEPRVHLEPTKERPVPRLRVETSYVRRIIWQRRRKLDYQPGNLFFRDGRTLQFQAYRLDGTTVQILLEEGARRVPFSDISELHLPAVPNPWRLHFDELATLCTKPETRLWQFETSHGLIVTGSPERFTPRFEGNGNDSIRWVHALQPAWSLDPLWIPVRDIATWRFFSQTEVPLQRAFELQRGQAAAQASARWENNRNILGGPLRSLKTDFGSGLGLQAPGRLSLPLPLGCVAVRTQVCLDRIAGRGGCARVRIKTNDGKQPAEPQLWESPLLQGAEVVADTGRLTLPAIIANTAPHLIIELDQVHEGRPSGADPLDIRDHVNLGDGWLEFDPVVVQQELARRRTQQFIAWKNWDVSPALGATTEQRELLVSQERRNLERREEGFQPAVQMKDRPLVLTRELAIQPNDKWLVVAASRLRNQGPPGKIEVRIAGKLAAELEVPELRTSPNDTPPLVVSLAPYQQTNQQSLPIEIRQLPGPADASPIRWRAIYTAHEAPLTCALYEDGSKLTAEASSGASSATYITADRFSGRGSLQLTGNGLYRLGLQASLMIRERPEWGEYRFVRFAVRRPQKQKKEAKGRLSIEFQPAAAGRRPYRLDTGKGKPAYDSAVRVWDGDLPEHWIVITRDLFADFGEFELRDVLLSCFEGEGVGVDHIFLGRSPGDLDRLPLRDSSYEDAATALKLWPNDIAKRMGPALVGIEFRDGRWTGGVVIKSDGEILVPGHALGSPNEDVTVHTHNGKTFAAKTKGICRERDLGMVKTEKSPGFNSVPFWDQPEAKLADDYVAMLLPAKLSGGFQLQAVQAEVKQAVRGQMWSTLDATDWQPGGVLFHRHGYLMALNVGRHPLGGLLFERPIQGGLPDPVARMRNGEVFGSWTAGSEPLLGFTTIEHESELGPKLVVGEIQSPQAAAAGLKPNDVLLKCEARTLHSWPDLIASIEQKDAGQEITLEIDRSGNKQPLKLKLARRVP